Proteins from a single region of Candidatus Rubrimentiphilum sp.:
- a CDS encoding sodium:solute symporter family protein codes for MTSGTIIFVVLVLGVAVLGFLAARWGRANLSSLDEWALGGRRFGTIVSWFLLGGDLYTAYTFIAVPALAFGAGALAFFAVPYTTIAYPLAFLIMARFWTIAKRRGYVTTADFVHDRFGSRPLELAVAVTGVLATMPYIALQLIGVQVILERSGIAPTHGSAVLMLVIAFVLLAAYTFTSGLRAPAMIAFVKDTLIYLTVIVAIIVIPRSLGGWGHVFALAQAALAANPKPGSTILSPNLYFAYSSLALGSALALFIYPHSITSVLSARSANVIRRNCALLPLYSILLTLIALLGYCALAAQIRLTNANFAIPDLFARFFPNWFAGVAFAAIVIGALVPAAIMAIGAANLFASNILQTFQTRQTRPPIETNIARILALFVLAGGLAIALLIKPLNAIEFQLLGGAWIVQIFPAVILALYTRWFHRNALLVGWAVGLAAAAWMAYATGFATTIFPLHIGTFTLPGYIAFYALLLNLAVTAAFTALFNALKTDRGADLTTAADYA; via the coding sequence ATGACTAGCGGCACCATTATCTTCGTCGTGCTGGTGCTCGGCGTCGCGGTGCTGGGATTCTTGGCGGCGCGCTGGGGACGCGCCAATCTCTCGTCACTCGACGAGTGGGCGCTGGGCGGACGCCGCTTCGGTACGATTGTGTCGTGGTTCTTGCTCGGCGGCGATCTGTATACAGCCTACACGTTTATCGCTGTCCCGGCACTCGCGTTTGGCGCAGGCGCGCTCGCATTCTTCGCTGTGCCGTACACGACAATTGCCTATCCGCTCGCATTTTTGATCATGGCGCGCTTTTGGACGATCGCAAAGCGGCGCGGCTACGTTACGACCGCAGACTTCGTGCACGACCGTTTCGGTAGCCGTCCGTTGGAACTAGCAGTCGCGGTAACCGGCGTGCTGGCGACCATGCCATACATCGCGCTGCAGCTGATCGGCGTGCAAGTAATTCTCGAACGTTCCGGTATTGCGCCAACCCACGGCTCGGCCGTGCTGATGCTCGTCATTGCGTTCGTGCTGCTCGCCGCCTATACGTTTACCAGCGGCCTGCGCGCGCCGGCGATGATCGCCTTTGTCAAAGACACACTGATTTATCTAACGGTCATTGTCGCCATCATCGTAATTCCTCGAAGCCTGGGCGGCTGGGGCCATGTCTTCGCGTTGGCGCAAGCCGCGCTCGCCGCCAATCCCAAACCCGGCTCGACGATCCTTTCGCCAAATCTGTACTTCGCGTACTCATCGCTGGCGCTAGGATCGGCGCTGGCGCTCTTCATCTATCCGCATTCAATCACCAGCGTGCTCAGCGCGCGCAGCGCAAACGTCATCCGGCGCAACTGCGCGCTGCTGCCGCTCTACAGCATACTTCTTACGCTGATTGCGCTGCTCGGCTACTGCGCGCTGGCAGCGCAGATCCGCCTGACCAATGCAAATTTTGCCATCCCGGACTTGTTCGCGCGCTTCTTCCCGAATTGGTTCGCCGGCGTCGCCTTTGCGGCGATTGTCATCGGTGCCCTGGTGCCCGCGGCGATTATGGCGATCGGCGCCGCGAATCTTTTCGCGAGCAACATCCTGCAGACGTTCCAAACGCGCCAGACGCGGCCGCCAATCGAAACTAATATCGCACGCATCCTTGCGCTGTTCGTGCTGGCCGGCGGCTTGGCGATCGCGCTGTTAATCAAGCCGCTCAATGCGATCGAATTCCAACTGTTGGGCGGAGCTTGGATCGTGCAGATCTTTCCCGCGGTTATCCTAGCGCTCTACACGCGCTGGTTCCACCGGAACGCATTGCTGGTCGGCTGGGCTGTCGGGCTGGCGGCGGCGGCGTGGATGGCCTATGCTACAGGCTTCGCGACCACAATCTTCCCGCTGCACATCGGCACGTTCACGCTGCCGGGATACATCGCGTTTTATGCGCTACTGCTGAACCTTGCAGTTACGGCCGCGTTTACCGCGCTCTTCAATGCGCTCAAGACCGATCGCGGAGCCGATTTGACGACCGCGGCCGATTACGCTTAG
- a CDS encoding glycosyltransferase family 39 protein, which translates to MDKRFATTLGALTALAHVAVSWRYGYYRDELYFIAAAKRLAWGYVDMPPLTAFVSWLAAPAHYNLVALRLTVAIAAGLTVYLACAIAAELGGGALAQRLSGFTVALTPAYLFLGSTLTTTSYEPLTWALTIYGTIRLVCSRDSRWWTVIAAAVTFGLYGKYSMLLLVAALLFGLLLTPERAILRTRGLAFAALAVTVLLLPNIVWQAVHGWPMLEVLRGDVLGRHAFNSGLQFEFRAPLVNAGAFLVEQVLFTNPFAAPVWILGVIALLRSREFRSMRLIGIAFVAMLIAAALLNAKGYYIAGIYTPLICAGWVALERVWAARPAWRSAAAALVVASGVALAPFTFPILPPVGLIAYQPLFADEFGWDGLTQHVAEIYLQLPTAQRERTAIFSDTYAGAAAMEFYGPQYGLPQPISAQNSYYLWGTGGYDGSSMLAIGASQADLLRANFRHVVLLTTFQDPHRWAIEGPTPIFLCTDPIAPLSRLWPRFKWYGA; encoded by the coding sequence GTGGATAAGCGCTTCGCAACGACTCTGGGCGCGCTGACCGCGCTCGCGCACGTCGCGGTTTCGTGGCGCTACGGCTACTATCGCGACGAACTGTACTTTATCGCCGCAGCCAAACGGCTGGCATGGGGCTATGTTGACATGCCGCCGCTGACCGCGTTTGTCTCGTGGCTGGCGGCGCCTGCACACTACAACCTGGTCGCGCTTCGCCTCACCGTTGCGATCGCCGCGGGGCTCACGGTCTATCTGGCGTGCGCGATTGCTGCGGAACTTGGCGGAGGCGCCCTCGCGCAACGGCTCTCGGGGTTTACCGTCGCGCTGACGCCCGCCTATTTATTTCTCGGCAGTACGCTGACAACAACGTCCTACGAGCCGCTGACGTGGGCGCTGACGATCTACGGAACAATTCGGCTCGTTTGCTCGCGCGATTCGCGGTGGTGGACTGTGATCGCTGCGGCGGTTACGTTCGGTTTGTACGGGAAATACTCGATGCTGTTGCTCGTGGCTGCCTTGCTCTTCGGGCTACTGCTTACGCCCGAGCGCGCGATTCTTCGAACGCGCGGTCTTGCGTTTGCGGCGCTCGCCGTCACCGTTCTTCTTCTGCCGAACATCGTGTGGCAGGCCGTGCACGGATGGCCGATGCTTGAGGTCTTGCGCGGCGACGTCCTAGGCCGACATGCATTCAACTCGGGCCTGCAGTTCGAGTTTCGCGCACCGCTTGTGAATGCCGGCGCGTTTCTCGTCGAACAGGTGCTCTTCACCAACCCATTCGCGGCTCCAGTATGGATCTTAGGGGTTATTGCCTTGTTGCGCAGCCGCGAATTCCGAAGCATGCGATTAATCGGCATCGCCTTTGTTGCGATGCTCATCGCCGCCGCGCTGCTCAATGCGAAGGGCTATTACATCGCGGGAATCTACACGCCGTTGATCTGCGCGGGATGGGTCGCGCTCGAACGCGTCTGGGCCGCGCGGCCGGCGTGGCGGTCAGCGGCCGCTGCGTTGGTAGTCGCATCCGGCGTAGCCCTCGCGCCCTTTACGTTTCCAATCCTACCGCCGGTCGGATTAATCGCTTACCAGCCGCTTTTCGCGGACGAATTCGGGTGGGACGGCTTAACCCAGCACGTCGCGGAGATTTATCTGCAGCTTCCCACGGCTCAGCGGGAACGCACGGCGATTTTCTCCGACACGTACGCGGGCGCCGCAGCGATGGAGTTTTACGGACCGCAATACGGATTACCGCAGCCGATCAGCGCGCAAAACAGCTATTATCTGTGGGGGACGGGCGGTTACGACGGAAGTTCGATGCTGGCGATCGGCGCGTCACAAGCCGATCTCCTCCGCGCGAATTTTCGCCACGTCGTCTTGCTCACGACGTTTCAGGATCCGCACCGCTGGGCAATCGAAGGGCCGACGCCGATCTTCCTCTGCACGGATCCCATCGCGCCGCTATCGCGCTTATGGCCGCGGTTTAAATGGTATGGGGCTTAG
- a CDS encoding TMEM175 family protein yields MSSRFTRGSLDKGRLDTLIDAVYAIALTLLVLDLKIPDTLKTNGDVEKHLEHMMPKIGVYVIAFSTVALLWVCHHYYSTLVTGTDFTHVMLNLAPLLLVSLVPFTASAMGNYPYSAWAVAIFTLNAAVICFLYVLNWAHVRRKLVPADVDKKLLDTLSLNAWLSLVGELVATALAFVIPLLGIAVATLLVIAGFVAIAQLEKRIMIAVSESKPHTI; encoded by the coding sequence ATGAGTTCGAGATTCACTCGCGGCAGTCTGGATAAAGGCCGCCTCGATACGTTAATTGACGCGGTGTATGCAATTGCGTTGACGCTGCTCGTGCTGGATCTCAAAATCCCGGACACCCTGAAGACCAATGGCGATGTCGAAAAACACCTCGAACACATGATGCCCAAGATCGGCGTCTACGTGATTGCCTTCTCAACCGTGGCACTGCTCTGGGTGTGCCACCATTATTACTCGACGCTCGTCACCGGAACCGACTTTACGCACGTGATGCTCAATCTCGCGCCGCTGTTGCTGGTCTCGTTGGTGCCGTTTACGGCTTCGGCAATGGGGAACTACCCGTACTCGGCATGGGCCGTCGCGATCTTCACGCTCAACGCGGCGGTGATCTGTTTCCTCTACGTCCTCAATTGGGCGCACGTCCGGCGGAAGCTCGTGCCCGCCGACGTGGATAAGAAGCTGCTGGATACGCTGTCGCTGAACGCATGGCTCTCGCTGGTAGGGGAGTTAGTGGCAACGGCGCTCGCGTTTGTGATTCCGCTCCTGGGGATCGCGGTGGCGACGCTGCTGGTGATTGCCGGGTTTGTGGCGATTGCGCAGTTGGAGAAGCGCATTATGATTGCGGTCAGCGAGTCTAAGCCCCATACCATTTAA
- a CDS encoding class I SAM-dependent methyltransferase — translation MSTRSFMVPENVYDYILKTSLRETPIQRELRDVTSKMEMARMRTGADQLQFLQLLAKTIGARRCIEVGVFTGASALAVALVLPADGKIIACDVNDEYTAIGRSFWERAGVAQKIDLRLAPATETLDKLIAAGDGEYDFAYIDADKANYEAYYERILRLLRTGGLICIDNVLWGGDVADPKENDADTVALRNLNAKIGRDERVDASLLTIGDGLTVARKR, via the coding sequence GTGAGCACGCGCTCGTTTATGGTCCCGGAGAATGTCTATGACTACATTCTAAAGACGTCGCTGCGGGAGACGCCGATCCAGCGCGAGCTGCGCGACGTCACTTCCAAAATGGAAATGGCGCGCATGCGGACCGGAGCCGATCAACTGCAGTTCCTGCAACTGTTGGCCAAGACGATTGGCGCGCGGCGCTGCATCGAGGTGGGCGTCTTCACGGGCGCCAGTGCACTAGCCGTCGCATTGGTGCTGCCGGCCGACGGAAAAATAATCGCCTGCGACGTGAATGACGAATATACGGCAATCGGCAGATCGTTTTGGGAACGCGCGGGCGTCGCACAGAAAATCGACTTGCGCCTAGCGCCCGCGACCGAAACGCTGGATAAGCTGATTGCCGCCGGTGACGGCGAGTACGACTTCGCGTATATCGACGCCGATAAAGCGAACTACGAGGCGTATTACGAGCGCATCTTGCGACTGCTGCGAACCGGCGGCCTGATTTGCATTGATAACGTGCTGTGGGGTGGAGATGTGGCGGACCCGAAGGAGAACGATGCCGACACGGTAGCGCTGCGCAATCTCAACGCAAAGATCGGGCGCGACGAACGCGTTGACGCAAGTTTGTTGACCATCGGCGACGGGCTGACCGTCGCCCGCAAGAGATGA
- a CDS encoding NAD(P)/FAD-dependent oxidoreductase: MKTYDAIVIGAGHNGLVTACYLAGAKRKVLVLERRYIVGGACVTEERTFPGFKVSTAAYVNSLFRPEIIRDLRLRDYGFELLERNPASFSPFLDGRYLMLGSDKTSELNEIAKFSRRDAERYPLYESMLARVAAVIEPTLMQKPPNVARPTVFDLLGMAKLGRGMQKLGTEMGEAIEVLTGAARPILDRWFESEELKATLATDAIIGAFAPPSMPGTAYVLFHHVMGETNGKRGVWAYVRGGMGGLTQALAKAAGDLGVDILTEAEVAKIIVKDGAVSGVALTNGDEYNARAVASNADCNVTFNKLLGRNLLPEEFAAAIDRISYDSASAKINVALESLPNFTALPGTQAGPQHRGTVHLCPDQDFIERAYDEAKYGVPSREPVVECTIPSSVDDTVAPPGKHLMSMFVQYAPYTRKDAPWDANARNAFADSCFEVVERYAPGFKNSVIDRQVLTPPDLEETFALTGGNIFQGAMSLDNLFMFRPAPGYAGYSMPVKGLYLCGSAAHPGGGVMGAAGLNAAKEMLRS; the protein is encoded by the coding sequence ATGAAAACCTACGACGCGATCGTTATCGGCGCCGGGCATAATGGCCTAGTCACCGCGTGCTACTTGGCGGGGGCGAAGCGTAAGGTGCTGGTGCTCGAGCGCCGCTACATCGTGGGCGGCGCGTGCGTCACTGAAGAGCGCACGTTTCCCGGATTCAAAGTCTCCACGGCGGCGTACGTGAATAGCCTCTTTCGCCCGGAGATCATCCGCGATCTGCGTCTGCGCGACTACGGATTCGAACTCTTGGAACGCAACCCGGCGTCGTTCTCGCCATTCTTGGACGGCCGTTACCTTATGTTGGGCTCCGACAAGACGAGCGAACTGAACGAGATCGCAAAGTTCAGCCGCCGCGACGCCGAGCGGTATCCGCTCTACGAGAGCATGCTCGCGCGCGTTGCCGCGGTTATTGAACCGACATTGATGCAAAAGCCGCCGAATGTCGCGCGCCCGACGGTGTTCGATCTGCTGGGCATGGCGAAGCTCGGTCGCGGTATGCAGAAGCTCGGCACGGAGATGGGCGAAGCCATTGAGGTGCTGACCGGTGCGGCGCGACCGATTTTGGATCGCTGGTTTGAATCCGAAGAATTGAAGGCGACGCTGGCGACGGACGCAATCATCGGCGCGTTTGCGCCGCCGTCCATGCCGGGAACAGCATACGTTCTGTTTCATCACGTGATGGGCGAGACCAACGGCAAGCGTGGCGTGTGGGCATACGTGCGCGGCGGAATGGGCGGGCTCACGCAGGCGCTCGCAAAGGCTGCCGGCGACCTCGGCGTGGACATTCTCACGGAAGCCGAGGTTGCGAAAATCATCGTAAAGGACGGCGCGGTGAGCGGCGTCGCGCTCACGAACGGCGACGAATACAACGCGCGCGCCGTTGCCAGCAACGCCGATTGCAACGTGACCTTCAACAAATTGCTTGGCCGGAACCTCTTGCCGGAAGAGTTCGCCGCGGCCATCGATCGCATAAGTTATGACAGTGCGTCGGCGAAGATCAACGTCGCGCTCGAATCGCTGCCGAACTTCACCGCGCTGCCCGGTACGCAAGCGGGCCCGCAGCATCGCGGCACGGTGCATCTGTGCCCGGACCAGGATTTCATCGAACGTGCCTACGATGAGGCGAAGTACGGCGTGCCGTCGCGTGAGCCGGTGGTGGAGTGTACGATTCCATCGTCGGTAGACGACACCGTGGCGCCGCCCGGCAAGCACTTGATGTCGATGTTCGTGCAATACGCGCCGTACACACGTAAGGACGCTCCGTGGGACGCCAACGCAAGAAACGCCTTTGCCGACAGTTGTTTCGAAGTGGTAGAGCGTTACGCGCCCGGTTTCAAGAACAGCGTGATCGACCGGCAGGTCTTGACGCCGCCGGACTTGGAGGAGACCTTCGCATTGACCGGCGGAAACATTTTCCAAGGCGCCATGTCGTTGGATAACCTGTTCATGTTCCGGCCGGCGCCGGGATACGCGGGATACAGCATGCCGGTCAAGGGTTTGTACCTCTGCGGTTCGGCCGCGCATCCGGGCGGAGGCGTGATGGGCGCCGCCGGCCTGAACGCGGCGAAGGAGATGTTGCGATCGTGA
- a CDS encoding DUF3311 domain-containing protein, with the protein MTPAIRWGQVLLAAIPPVMLTLAIPFVNRDEPRFLGFPFLLAWMVIWVAVTPLFLFAADRLGRKP; encoded by the coding sequence ATGACACCCGCTATACGCTGGGGCCAAGTCCTACTGGCGGCAATTCCGCCGGTCATGCTGACGCTGGCGATTCCGTTCGTGAATCGCGACGAACCGCGTTTTCTCGGCTTTCCGTTCTTGCTCGCGTGGATGGTAATCTGGGTCGCTGTTACGCCGCTCTTCCTCTTCGCGGCCGATCGCCTGGGACGCAAACCGTGA
- a CDS encoding sodium:solute symporter family protein, translated as MKPEAIALSIIAVIIVGTIAFALTSVRRLKMDPHEYIVGSRSFGALLLWILLAGEIYTSFTFLGAAGWAYGKGAAAFYILGYGTVAYCIGFFLLPAIWKIGTERRLLTMPDFFIDQYGSKTLGVAIALLQFFLVVPYVTLQLTGLQILLTIAGYGQYNASIAVGVAFILMALFVFTAGLRGTAWASIVKDTLVLGAVLFAGIAIPIHFFGSPAAMMTQVLQSHPGWMTLPPPGVANATYTVPWFVTTILLSGIGFFMGPANAPAIYSARSAQTLRRNMIFMPLYQLILLFVFFAGFTALAVTPGLKGLAADQSFMLVMQHYYSAPLLGLVAGAGCLAALLPASTLLLGAASVFSKNVLGDWLNIATGDLERTFATRVLVLIIAVLALILWVFYKTSLVDLLLFYYIGITQMAPGVIFALVWRRVNAWAVGAGLLVGEFLAFYSLHHTFVPWGWNAGFFALVINTIVCALVAIALPAKKYAADRG; from the coding sequence GTGAAACCCGAAGCGATAGCACTTTCCATTATTGCGGTCATCATCGTCGGCACGATTGCTTTTGCGTTGACGAGCGTGCGGCGCTTAAAAATGGATCCGCACGAATACATCGTGGGCAGCCGTTCGTTCGGCGCGCTGCTGTTATGGATTCTGCTCGCGGGCGAAATTTACACGAGTTTCACCTTCCTCGGTGCCGCCGGCTGGGCGTATGGCAAAGGCGCGGCCGCGTTCTACATCTTGGGTTACGGTACGGTCGCGTATTGCATCGGGTTCTTTCTGCTGCCGGCTATTTGGAAGATCGGTACCGAACGGCGCCTGCTCACGATGCCGGACTTCTTCATCGATCAATATGGAAGCAAGACGCTCGGCGTGGCCATTGCGCTTCTGCAGTTTTTCCTGGTCGTTCCGTATGTGACGCTGCAACTCACCGGCCTGCAGATTCTGCTGACCATTGCAGGCTACGGCCAATACAACGCGAGCATCGCGGTGGGCGTGGCCTTCATTTTAATGGCGCTGTTTGTGTTCACCGCCGGTTTGCGCGGCACGGCCTGGGCAAGCATCGTCAAGGACACTTTGGTGCTCGGCGCCGTGCTCTTCGCGGGCATCGCAATTCCGATCCACTTCTTCGGCTCGCCCGCGGCCATGATGACGCAGGTACTGCAATCTCATCCCGGATGGATGACGCTGCCGCCGCCGGGTGTCGCGAATGCGACGTACACCGTGCCGTGGTTCGTTACCACGATCTTACTCTCAGGAATCGGCTTCTTTATGGGTCCGGCCAACGCGCCGGCGATTTACTCGGCGCGCAGTGCGCAGACGCTGCGGCGCAACATGATCTTCATGCCGCTCTACCAGCTTATTCTACTTTTCGTGTTCTTCGCCGGCTTTACGGCCTTGGCGGTCACTCCCGGGCTAAAAGGACTGGCCGCGGATCAGTCGTTCATGCTGGTGATGCAGCATTATTACTCGGCACCGCTGCTCGGTCTCGTTGCGGGCGCCGGCTGTCTTGCGGCATTGTTGCCGGCTTCGACGCTATTGCTCGGCGCGGCCAGCGTCTTTTCGAAGAACGTGCTCGGCGACTGGCTGAATATTGCCACGGGCGATCTCGAGCGCACGTTTGCTACGCGCGTCTTGGTCCTGATCATTGCCGTACTTGCGTTGATACTGTGGGTCTTCTACAAGACGTCGCTCGTCGATCTGCTTCTCTTCTATTATATAGGCATCACGCAGATGGCGCCCGGCGTTATCTTTGCACTGGTTTGGCGCCGAGTCAATGCTTGGGCAGTCGGCGCGGGTCTGCTCGTCGGTGAGTTTCTAGCCTTCTACTCGCTGCACCACACGTTCGTGCCGTGGGGATGGAACGCCGGCTTCTTCGCATTGGTCATAAACACGATTGTCTGCGCGCTCGTCGCGATCGCGTTGCCTGCAAAGAAATATGCGGCGGATCGAGGTTAA
- a CDS encoding amidohydrolase produces MTATIEVPAKLAAEVVATRRDLHMHPELGFQEERTAGIVAERLRALGFDVHTGIAGTGVVGVMRGTKPGRTIMLRADMDALPILEENTQSYRSKNDGVMHACGHDGHVAILLGAAELIAAGRSELPGTVCLVFQPAEEGHGGAQAMVKEGLIERFSIERAYGLHLSSKHATGTLGFRSGPFYASSDSIEIEVLGRGGHGAAPHDTIDPILTAAGFVTSLQQIVSRNIDPLEPAVVTIGSIHGGTIHNVIPRTVRMLGTVRAFSEDVRDAMPGRIERILKASCDAAGASYEYEYLRRYPVTVNDPDQTKYAEALAKRVFGDERVIVAEKLMGAEDFSFFAQRVPASFYMLGASGGKQSSNPHHSSTFDIDDAALPTGVAMMTALAFDAPTNAP; encoded by the coding sequence ATGACCGCCACCATCGAGGTCCCCGCCAAGCTCGCCGCCGAGGTCGTGGCCACGCGCCGCGACCTGCATATGCACCCCGAACTGGGCTTTCAAGAGGAGCGCACAGCCGGAATCGTCGCCGAACGCCTGCGCGCGCTGGGCTTCGACGTGCATACGGGCATCGCCGGAACGGGCGTGGTCGGCGTCATGCGCGGCACCAAACCGGGCCGCACGATCATGCTGCGCGCCGATATGGACGCGCTGCCGATCCTGGAAGAAAACACACAATCTTATCGTTCGAAAAACGACGGCGTGATGCACGCGTGCGGGCACGACGGCCACGTCGCCATCCTGCTCGGCGCCGCCGAGCTCATTGCCGCGGGGCGCAGCGAGCTGCCCGGCACGGTGTGCTTGGTCTTTCAACCCGCCGAGGAAGGTCACGGCGGCGCCCAAGCGATGGTCAAGGAAGGCCTCATCGAACGGTTTTCCATCGAGCGCGCGTACGGATTGCATCTGAGCTCGAAGCACGCGACCGGCACACTCGGTTTTCGCAGCGGCCCGTTTTATGCGTCCAGCGACTCGATCGAGATCGAAGTCTTGGGTCGCGGCGGGCATGGCGCTGCGCCGCACGACACGATCGATCCGATTCTCACCGCCGCCGGCTTCGTGACCTCACTTCAGCAAATCGTCAGCCGCAATATCGATCCGCTCGAACCTGCGGTCGTTACCATCGGCTCGATTCACGGCGGAACGATTCACAACGTGATCCCGCGCACCGTGCGCATGCTCGGAACCGTGCGCGCGTTTTCCGAAGACGTGCGCGACGCCATGCCCGGGCGCATCGAGCGCATTCTCAAAGCCAGCTGCGATGCGGCCGGCGCCTCGTACGAGTACGAGTACCTGCGGCGCTATCCGGTGACCGTGAACGATCCCGATCAAACCAAGTATGCGGAGGCGCTTGCAAAGCGTGTCTTCGGCGACGAGCGCGTCATTGTGGCAGAGAAACTCATGGGTGCCGAAGATTTTTCGTTCTTTGCGCAACGCGTGCCGGCCAGCTTCTATATGTTGGGAGCGAGCGGCGGAAAGCAGTCCTCCAACCCGCACCACTCCAGCACCTTCGACATCGACGACGCCGCATTACCGACGGGCGTGGCGATGATGACCGCGCTGGCCTTTGACGCTCCCACGAACGCACCATAG
- a CDS encoding DNA-3-methyladenine glycosylase I — translation MPHSTIPDQIEAPKLNDYLEVMTRAVFQAGLSWASIAQRWEAFRAAFDGFDAHRVAAYTEGDVDRLLHADGILHSARKIRATIHNAQALLEVEKAHGTIEAYLRSFPSYAALSADIKRRFKFMGEMNVWYFLFRVREPVPKFEKWVTTIPGDHPRMKEMVERARTAGTSTER, via the coding sequence GTGCCGCACTCGACCATCCCCGATCAGATCGAGGCGCCGAAGTTAAACGATTACCTCGAGGTCATGACCCGCGCGGTCTTTCAAGCCGGGTTGAGCTGGGCGTCGATCGCGCAGCGTTGGGAGGCATTTCGCGCGGCCTTTGACGGCTTCGATGCGCATCGCGTCGCCGCATATACTGAGGGCGACGTCGATCGGCTGCTGCACGCCGACGGCATTCTGCATAGCGCGCGCAAGATTCGCGCCACGATTCACAACGCGCAAGCGCTGCTGGAAGTGGAAAAAGCGCACGGAACGATCGAGGCCTACCTGCGCTCGTTTCCGAGCTACGCCGCGCTCAGCGCCGATATCAAGCGCCGCTTCAAATTCATGGGCGAAATGAACGTCTGGTACTTCTTATTTCGCGTCCGCGAGCCCGTGCCGAAATTCGAAAAATGGGTCACGACGATCCCCGGCGATCATCCGCGCATGAAAGAGATGGTCGAGCGCGCCCGCACCGCGGGCACGTCAACCGAACGCTAA